The following coding sequences are from one Fimbriimonadaceae bacterium window:
- a CDS encoding HDOD domain-containing protein, producing MSAAPIPTQASAAAVERIMSRSKDVSVLPHVVFQIMEMTASEESSAGTLERSVVVDPGFSAKLLTQANSAALGLPKKVSSIREAIMFLGFKQVRCLAMTVGVFDMFVGKTDKESLRRRKWWRHSLDTAVGARLIATKTKKCDPETAYTCGLLHYLGKTILCRYNSTEYERVEIAEQKVDSRKAEVMVFGCDHVDILLAAAKAWGFPESLSQGLNYADQPEDDDPGKGLRTVVGLADWLAEKVLEGDLSALTADGHWAVAALGLDETQLAELAREVQTALSDAARHGM from the coding sequence ATGTCTGCAGCGCCGATCCCAACCCAAGCGTCCGCCGCCGCGGTCGAGCGCATCATGTCGCGCTCCAAGGACGTGTCGGTGTTGCCTCACGTCGTCTTCCAGATCATGGAGATGACCGCGTCGGAGGAGTCGTCCGCTGGCACGCTGGAACGGTCCGTGGTGGTCGACCCCGGCTTCTCCGCCAAGCTCTTGACCCAGGCCAACTCAGCCGCCCTTGGGTTGCCGAAGAAAGTCTCCTCGATCCGCGAGGCGATCATGTTCCTGGGATTCAAGCAAGTCCGCTGTCTGGCCATGACCGTCGGCGTCTTCGACATGTTCGTCGGCAAGACGGACAAGGAGTCGCTACGGCGGCGCAAGTGGTGGCGTCACTCCTTGGACACGGCGGTCGGGGCGCGGCTCATCGCGACCAAGACGAAGAAGTGCGACCCGGAGACCGCTTACACCTGCGGCCTGCTCCACTACCTGGGCAAGACGATCTTGTGCCGCTACAACAGCACGGAATACGAGCGGGTGGAGATCGCCGAGCAAAAGGTCGACTCCCGCAAGGCGGAGGTCATGGTCTTTGGCTGCGACCATGTCGACATCCTCTTGGCCGCGGCAAAGGCATGGGGTTTCCCCGAGTCCCTGTCACAGGGCCTCAACTACGCTGACCAGCCCGAAGACGACGACCCGGGCAAAGGCCTGCGGACAGTCGTCGGCTTGGCGGACTGGCTGGCCGAGAAGGTCCTGGAAGGTGACCTTTCCGCCCTGACTGCCGACGGGCATTGGGCCGTCGCGGCCCTGGGGCTGGACGAGACGCAATTGGCCGAACTGGCCCGCGAAGTGCAGACCGCGTTGTCTGACGCGGCGCGACATGGAATGTAA
- a CDS encoding type II/IV secretion system protein — MVSPAQLQLAVSKQVELGGHDPIARVMVDMGLITEKDRVRCMGKVWEIPFIEIDEVVPREDALDMLSPQLAKRFKALPLGRDEFRLAVAMANPLDVFVIDELRMTTGLEIQPLIAVEEDLLRAINLHYKTDVGQMEMIAGVVKEFDDFGIDLTATPDDDERGNDKEADDAPIIRLANMIINQAVQDKASDIHMEPRKEALIVRFRIDGIMVDAMTLPKKVIAPLTSRFKIVANMDIAEKRVPQDNRISAVIGGKPYDFRVSTLPVVYGEKIVMRVLDKGGINVGLTKLGFLPHNLKTLEDMAGRSYGIMLVTGPTGSGKSTTLYSLINQSNDGLKNIITIEDPVEYELDNINQCSVNVRAGMTFAAGLRAMLRQDPDVIMVGEMRDTETATIAMEAALTGHLVFSTLHTNDAASAPSRLMDMEVEPFLISSAINAVLAQRLVRKICDHCKEQYTVTRESLLRYGFPIPDDLGQETNGEITLFRGRGCEICKQTGHKGRTGIHEVMVLTEEIRDQILKRGSTHVIHKMAQEAGMKTMQMDAVSKILTGVTSVDEVIRVIYA, encoded by the coding sequence TTGGTCTCACCCGCGCAGCTGCAGCTGGCGGTGAGCAAGCAGGTTGAACTCGGCGGCCACGACCCCATCGCCCGGGTCATGGTCGACATGGGCCTCATCACCGAGAAGGACCGTGTCCGGTGCATGGGGAAGGTGTGGGAGATCCCGTTCATCGAGATCGACGAGGTCGTCCCGCGTGAAGACGCCCTCGACATGCTTTCGCCTCAACTGGCCAAGCGGTTCAAGGCCCTGCCGTTGGGACGGGACGAGTTCCGACTCGCCGTCGCGATGGCCAACCCGCTCGACGTCTTCGTCATCGACGAGCTCCGCATGACCACCGGGCTGGAAATCCAGCCCCTGATCGCCGTCGAGGAAGACCTTCTCCGCGCGATCAACCTCCACTACAAGACCGACGTCGGCCAGATGGAGATGATCGCCGGCGTCGTCAAGGAGTTCGATGACTTTGGCATCGACCTGACCGCCACCCCCGACGACGACGAGCGGGGCAACGACAAGGAAGCCGACGACGCGCCGATCATCCGGCTGGCCAACATGATCATCAACCAGGCCGTCCAGGACAAAGCGAGCGACATCCACATGGAGCCGCGCAAGGAGGCCCTGATCGTCCGGTTCCGCATCGACGGCATCATGGTCGACGCGATGACATTGCCCAAGAAGGTCATCGCCCCGTTGACCAGCCGGTTCAAGATCGTCGCCAACATGGACATCGCCGAGAAGCGGGTGCCCCAGGACAACCGCATCAGCGCGGTGATCGGGGGCAAGCCCTACGACTTCCGTGTCTCGACCTTGCCGGTCGTCTACGGCGAGAAGATCGTCATGCGCGTCCTCGACAAGGGCGGCATCAACGTCGGCCTGACCAAATTGGGCTTTCTGCCGCATAACCTCAAGACCTTGGAGGACATGGCGGGCCGGAGCTACGGCATCATGCTGGTCACCGGGCCGACCGGCTCGGGAAAGTCCACGACGCTCTATTCCTTGATCAACCAGAGCAACGACGGACTCAAGAACATCATCACGATCGAGGACCCGGTCGAATACGAACTGGACAATATCAACCAGTGCAGCGTCAACGTCCGCGCGGGCATGACCTTTGCCGCGGGGCTACGCGCCATGCTCCGCCAAGACCCGGACGTGATCATGGTCGGTGAGATGCGCGACACCGAGACCGCGACCATCGCCATGGAGGCCGCCTTGACCGGCCACCTGGTGTTCAGCACCTTGCACACCAACGACGCGGCGTCGGCGCCGAGCCGCCTCATGGACATGGAGGTCGAGCCGTTCCTGATCAGCTCGGCCATCAACGCCGTCCTTGCCCAGCGGCTGGTCCGCAAGATCTGCGACCACTGCAAGGAGCAATACACCGTCACGCGGGAAAGCCTCCTCCGCTATGGGTTCCCCATCCCGGACGACCTGGGCCAAGAGACGAACGGCGAGATCACCTTGTTCCGGGGCCGCGGCTGCGAAATCTGCAAGCAGACCGGCCACAAAGGGCGCACCGGAATCCATGAGGTCATGGTGCTCACCGAGGAGATCCGCGACCAGATCTTGAAACGTGGCTCGACCCACGTGATCCACAAGATGGCCCAGGAAGCGGGCATGAAGACCATGCAGATGGACGCGGTCAGCAAGATCTTGACCGGCGTCACCTCTGTCGACGAAGTCATTAGGGTCATTTACGCTTGA
- a CDS encoding RNHCP domain-containing protein translates to MKNHHDNGDGFDARADRIRKKARRRAVQERRRQAAATGRPLPLQDCLNRVGDDPHGRGGFDCQNCGTFVSFGGAGSAHRNHCPDCLHSKHVDDSPGDRAADCGGTMEPIAVWARTNGEWALVHRCRECGALSSNRVLADDSALVLVALAVRPLASPPFPLAGLVR, encoded by the coding sequence TTGAAGAACCACCATGACAACGGCGACGGCTTTGACGCCCGCGCCGACCGCATACGCAAGAAGGCGCGCCGACGCGCCGTCCAAGAACGACGCCGTCAGGCCGCTGCGACAGGGCGGCCCTTGCCACTCCAAGACTGTTTGAACCGGGTCGGTGACGACCCGCACGGACGGGGAGGGTTTGACTGCCAAAACTGCGGCACTTTCGTGAGCTTCGGTGGGGCAGGCAGCGCCCACCGCAACCATTGTCCAGACTGCCTCCACTCCAAGCACGTGGACGACTCGCCGGGCGACCGGGCGGCGGACTGCGGCGGGACGATGGAGCCCATCGCGGTGTGGGCGCGGACAAACGGGGAATGGGCGCTCGTCCACCGGTGCCGTGAGTGCGGGGCCCTGTCGAGCAACCGGGTGCTGGCCGACGATTCGGCCCTGGTGCTCGTCGCCTTGGCCGTGCGTCCCCTCGCCTCACCGCCGTTCCCCTTGGCGGGGTTGGTGCGGTGA
- a CDS encoding sugar phosphate isomerase/epimerase — MAIKTALQLYSLRDDCAVDLLGTIEKVAELGYEGVEFAGFFGHSASAVRAVLDKTGLVAAGTHTGLDAFKDENLAATIDFHREIGAPFAIIPWLPHELRETSGKTEETARLLTEVSAKVRAAGLYTGFHAHDADMRPLDDGRSAWDILGRGTPDDFLMQYDTGNGRHGGADPAQPLLDHPGRGRSVHLKGHPFGKIIGKDEIDWKAIVAALPVAGTEWVVIEHETYEGVTPLESVKQCLDGWNAVLKG; from the coding sequence ATGGCCATCAAGACCGCCCTGCAACTCTACAGCCTGCGCGACGACTGCGCCGTCGACCTTCTCGGGACCATCGAAAAGGTGGCGGAACTGGGCTACGAGGGCGTCGAGTTTGCCGGGTTCTTCGGCCACAGCGCCTCGGCTGTCCGTGCCGTACTGGACAAGACCGGGCTCGTCGCCGCCGGTACCCACACCGGCCTTGACGCCTTTAAGGACGAGAACCTCGCCGCCACGATCGACTTCCATCGGGAGATCGGGGCCCCCTTCGCGATCATCCCTTGGCTTCCCCATGAGCTGCGCGAGACAAGCGGCAAGACAGAGGAGACCGCCCGGCTCTTGACCGAGGTCAGCGCCAAGGTGCGGGCCGCGGGACTTTACACCGGCTTTCACGCCCACGACGCCGACATGCGCCCCCTCGATGACGGCCGGTCGGCGTGGGACATCCTGGGCCGCGGCACTCCCGACGACTTCCTGATGCAGTACGACACCGGCAACGGACGGCATGGGGGCGCCGACCCTGCCCAGCCCTTGCTCGACCATCCCGGCCGGGGACGGAGCGTCCACCTGAAGGGCCACCCGTTCGGCAAAATCATCGGGAAGGACGAGATCGACTGGAAGGCCATCGTCGCCGCCTTGCCCGTCGCGGGGACCGAGTGGGTCGTCATCGAACACGAGACCTACGAGGGGGTGACCCCGCTGGAGTCGGTCAAGCAGTGCCTGGACGGTTGGAACGCCGTGCTCAAGGGCTGA
- a CDS encoding ParB/RepB/Spo0J family partition protein codes for MRRALGKGLAQMLAEAQPEVRDEAPTQLPVGKIVPNPRQPRGRFDDEALAELTTSVREFGVLQPLIVRPRGDGSYELIAGERRLRASKAAGLKEVPVIVRSASAQASLEIALVENVQRADISPVDCAIAYKKLADEFGMGQEQIAARVGKSRASVANTMRLLKLPEDMLDALAEDMMTEGHARAVLMADGPARQRLVFDRVIDEGLSVREAERLARQEPRTPGAEKSPTTKKPAPADPEYAALERGLSEYFGSPVRITRSEVGGKLSVDFYSDDDLQRILDVLGISL; via the coding sequence ATGAGAAGGGCGTTGGGGAAAGGGTTGGCGCAGATGCTCGCCGAGGCACAGCCGGAGGTCCGTGACGAGGCTCCGACGCAACTGCCCGTCGGGAAGATCGTCCCCAACCCTCGGCAACCGCGCGGCCGCTTTGACGACGAGGCCCTCGCCGAACTCACCACTTCCGTCCGCGAGTTCGGCGTGCTTCAACCGTTGATCGTCCGCCCCCGAGGCGACGGCAGCTACGAGCTGATCGCCGGCGAGCGGCGGCTGCGCGCGTCCAAGGCCGCCGGGCTCAAGGAGGTGCCGGTCATCGTCCGCTCGGCCAGCGCCCAGGCGTCCCTTGAGATCGCCTTGGTCGAAAACGTCCAGCGCGCCGACATCTCGCCGGTCGACTGCGCCATCGCCTACAAGAAGTTGGCCGACGAATTCGGCATGGGCCAAGAACAAATCGCCGCCCGCGTCGGCAAGTCTCGCGCCTCGGTGGCGAACACGATGAGGCTCTTGAAGTTGCCGGAAGACATGCTGGACGCCCTCGCCGAGGACATGATGACCGAGGGACATGCCCGGGCCGTCCTCATGGCGGACGGCCCGGCCCGGCAGCGTCTCGTCTTCGACCGGGTCATCGACGAAGGGCTCAGCGTACGCGAGGCAGAGCGACTGGCCCGGCAGGAACCGCGGACGCCCGGCGCGGAAAAGTCCCCCACCACCAAGAAGCCGGCCCCGGCCGACCCTGAGTACGCCGCCCTGGAACGCGGCCTCAGTGAGTACTTTGGGTCTCCCGTCCGCATCACCAGGTCAGAAGTCGGCGGCAAACTCAGCGTCGATTTCTACTCCGACGACGACCTCCAGCGTATCCTGGACGTGCTCGGTATCAGCCTCTGA
- a CDS encoding class I SAM-dependent methyltransferase — MSADAREQFGPVAQRYLTSRAHAQPDEINKVLDRLALVEGTAVDVGTGAGHLAYALAERMDQVLAVDITPQMLEVVAAQAAERGLSNVTTRLAPAEDMGLVDESVSLVATRLAAHHFLDVDSFVADASRSLEHGGLFLVIDTMSPEDDEVARQVDAFERLRDPSHVWNLKPSEWTDKARANGLEPLWHDVRRKSLDFDDWTERMRVSAADTARLRTMAEKATDGFRDYLAPRMVDGRLWFDLLEISFAATKP; from the coding sequence ATGAGCGCTGACGCCCGCGAGCAGTTCGGACCGGTCGCCCAGCGGTACCTGACAAGCCGCGCCCACGCCCAGCCCGACGAGATCAACAAGGTCCTCGACCGGCTGGCCTTGGTGGAGGGCACCGCCGTGGACGTCGGCACCGGCGCCGGACACCTGGCCTACGCTTTGGCCGAGCGCATGGACCAGGTCCTTGCCGTCGACATCACGCCGCAGATGCTGGAGGTCGTCGCCGCCCAGGCGGCCGAACGTGGCCTGAGCAACGTCACCACCCGCCTCGCCCCCGCCGAAGACATGGGTCTCGTCGACGAGTCCGTTTCGCTCGTGGCGACGCGGCTGGCCGCCCACCACTTTCTCGATGTCGACTCGTTCGTCGCCGACGCGTCCCGGTCACTGGAGCACGGCGGTCTCTTCCTCGTGATCGACACGATGTCCCCCGAAGATGACGAGGTCGCCCGCCAAGTCGACGCCTTCGAACGCCTCCGCGACCCCTCCCACGTCTGGAACCTCAAGCCCTCGGAGTGGACGGACAAGGCCCGGGCCAACGGCCTGGAGCCGCTCTGGCACGACGTCCGGCGCAAGTCGCTCGACTTCGACGACTGGACCGAGCGCATGCGCGTCTCCGCGGCCGACACCGCCCGGTTGCGCACGATGGCCGAAAAAGCCACCGACGGTTTCCGGGACTACCTGGCCCCCCGCATGGTGGACGGGCGGCTCTGGTTCGACTTGTTGGAAATCTCTTTCGCGGCGACAAAGCCATGA
- a CDS encoding dihydrodipicolinate synthase family protein, with the protein MTPTDRFLVPLVSAFTDDTTAVSEVRTAKLVRAYRDLGAAGFVVGTDMAEWPALALSERKEAIEWVMRESQGLPVYVAITAFTTSMMIDLCQHGARHGARAAVLSLPPGAHLSPHEIKNMMNVVRRHGQLPVSLLDAPERLEEVAEELGLANQGARPLASHDLGGLQVAKSPSTIEFVCADGFCTPMAVLGASKAETVFRSWHTAAPVAQGLWRLAGPVRLGKAAAEALSLEVGAPRGPALGLDDTGRTVLKRLFDLTAP; encoded by the coding sequence ATGACCCCCACGGACCGATTCCTCGTCCCCCTTGTCAGCGCCTTCACCGACGACACCACCGCCGTGAGCGAGGTGCGTACCGCCAAGCTCGTCCGGGCGTACCGAGACCTCGGTGCCGCCGGCTTTGTCGTGGGCACGGACATGGCGGAATGGCCCGCCTTAGCCCTCAGCGAACGCAAGGAGGCGATCGAGTGGGTGATGCGGGAGAGCCAAGGCCTCCCGGTCTACGTCGCGATCACCGCCTTCACGACCTCGATGATGATCGACCTTTGCCAGCACGGGGCCCGGCACGGGGCCCGTGCGGCCGTCTTGTCCCTGCCCCCCGGCGCGCACCTTTCACCTCATGAGATCAAGAACATGATGAACGTGGTGCGGCGGCACGGGCAGCTGCCGGTCAGTTTGCTCGACGCGCCCGAGCGGCTCGAGGAGGTCGCCGAGGAGTTGGGCCTGGCCAACCAAGGCGCCCGGCCCCTGGCAAGCCACGACCTCGGCGGTCTCCAGGTGGCCAAGTCGCCGTCCACCATCGAGTTCGTCTGTGCGGACGGCTTCTGCACGCCGATGGCGGTGTTGGGCGCCAGCAAGGCCGAGACGGTCTTCCGTTCCTGGCACACCGCGGCGCCCGTGGCCCAGGGCCTGTGGCGGCTGGCCGGCCCCGTGCGACTCGGCAAGGCCGCCGCCGAAGCCTTGTCCCTGGAGGTCGGCGCACCCCGGGGTCCGGCACTGGGTTTGGACGACACCGGACGGACTGTCCTCAAGCGCCTCTTCGACTTGACGGCCCCGTGA
- a CDS encoding prepilin-type N-terminal cleavage/methylation domain-containing protein, with translation MKKAFTLIELLVVIAIIAILAAILFPVFAQAKTAAKKTQDLSNMKQIGTATAIYLGDNDDTYPSAYYYNNDTNSSGGYTHWTGVVMPYVKNFEIFRSPVDPSGGLAPTNFVGDNGGWGAPGGQVSQNPVQDIQAPRLSYVANAQIFPRKRRAIDPMKVVSTTVIENVAGVIALAPMTHTPSCINDGSAASGVAFKSHRPTNALTLQDGTTKFQGEAAGEVGLPWYAVVSPEIAKADFADCKAGLVSTAYNHIVYTQPDRFGNNANYSFADTHAKSVPASGLLDENHWKWGSRHYTAGGGEIRRRDLVTPVGE, from the coding sequence ATGAAGAAGGCCTTCACCCTGATTGAACTCCTCGTCGTCATCGCGATCATCGCGATCCTTGCCGCGATCCTTTTCCCGGTCTTCGCCCAAGCGAAGACGGCGGCCAAGAAGACCCAAGACCTCTCGAACATGAAGCAGATCGGCACCGCGACGGCGATCTACCTCGGTGACAACGACGACACGTATCCGTCAGCCTACTACTACAATAACGACACCAACTCGTCCGGCGGGTACACCCATTGGACCGGGGTCGTCATGCCCTACGTGAAGAACTTTGAGATCTTCCGCAGCCCGGTCGACCCAAGCGGTGGCCTAGCCCCGACGAACTTCGTCGGCGACAACGGCGGGTGGGGTGCTCCGGGCGGCCAGGTGTCCCAGAACCCAGTCCAGGACATCCAGGCCCCTCGACTGAGCTACGTGGCCAACGCCCAGATCTTCCCGCGTAAGCGTCGGGCGATCGACCCCATGAAAGTGGTGAGCACGACTGTCATCGAGAACGTGGCCGGAGTGATCGCCCTCGCCCCCATGACCCACACGCCCAGTTGCATCAACGACGGCTCCGCGGCCTCGGGCGTGGCGTTCAAGTCGCACCGGCCGACCAACGCCCTGACCCTTCAGGACGGGACGACGAAGTTCCAGGGTGAAGCGGCCGGCGAAGTCGGGCTCCCATGGTACGCGGTGGTCAGCCCGGAGATCGCCAAGGCCGACTTTGCCGACTGCAAGGCCGGCCTGGTCTCCACCGCATACAACCACATCGTCTACACCCAGCCCGACCGCTTCGGCAACAACGCGAACTACAGCTTTGCGGACACCCACGCCAAGAGCGTGCCGGCCTCGGGCCTGTTGGACGAGAACCACTGGAAGTGGGGGTCACGCCACTACACCGCCGGTGGCGGCGAGATCCGTCGGCGCGACCTGGTCACGCCGGTCGGCGAGTAG
- a CDS encoding ATP-dependent Clp protease ATP-binding subunit has protein sequence MWQRFTERARKVVFYAQEEAQKFGEGYVSTEHLLLGLVRETDSVAARVLERLGVSLSRIRSEVEKQLPRGEARQSQDMTLTPRAKRVIDLAYDEARNLNNNYIGTEHLLLGLIREGDGLAGRVLAKLGVELERARREVMALQDNDTQTRSSGGSTKSSSSGQSAGGSAKTQTLDEFGRDLTELARDGKLDPVVGRQQEIERVMQILTRRTKNNPCLIGEPGVGKTAIAEGLALRIVSGDIPDLLKDKRLVALDLAGLVAGTKYRGEFEERMKKVMEEVRRAEGQVILFVDELHTLVGAGAAEGAIDASNIMKPALARGELQCIGATTQDEFRKYIEKDAALERRFQAVKVREPNEEEAVDILKGLRERYEAHHNVEITDDAITAAVQLSLRYITDRTLPDKAIDLVDEAASRVRLQESLPPSEVRQDKVRLNKLRAEIDHLRRHPEGDRLDQAEKEFEDLEQSIIEREDTWNDREKAVPVVGEHEIASIVQSWTGIPVTRLVEGEQQKLLRMEEDLHRRIIGQKDAVSAVARAIRRARSGLKDPKRPIASFVFLGPTGVGKTELAKALAEYLYEKESNMVRIDMSEYMERFSVSRLVGAPPGYVGYDEGGQLTEQVRRNPYCVVLLDEIEKANPEVFNLLLQVMEDGQLTDSQGRTVDFRNTLIIMTSNVGVRPIELDKGLGFRDVVQDINDPKTYENMKTKMLDEMKKLFRPEFINRVDETIVFEHLKREEILTIADLYMKRVNEQAANIGLTIELSEGVKDLLVDKGYDPNLGARPLRRAVQRYIEDPLSEALLMNTFAAGDTVVAEVDGEGGVRFTKKTGGRGKEKPELVKN, from the coding sequence ATGTGGCAACGGTTCACTGAGCGGGCGAGAAAAGTCGTTTTCTATGCCCAAGAAGAAGCCCAAAAGTTTGGAGAGGGTTACGTCTCGACGGAACACCTCCTGCTGGGCTTGGTCCGGGAAACGGACAGCGTGGCGGCTCGAGTCCTCGAGCGCCTCGGGGTGAGTCTCAGCCGCATCCGGTCGGAGGTTGAGAAACAGCTGCCCCGTGGCGAGGCCCGGCAAAGCCAAGACATGACCCTGACGCCCCGCGCCAAGCGGGTGATCGACCTGGCTTACGACGAAGCCCGGAACCTCAACAACAACTACATTGGAACGGAGCACCTGTTGCTCGGCCTGATCCGCGAAGGTGACGGGCTGGCCGGCCGGGTGCTGGCCAAGCTAGGCGTCGAGCTCGAGCGAGCCCGACGCGAAGTCATGGCCCTGCAGGACAACGACACCCAGACGCGCAGCAGCGGGGGGTCGACGAAGTCCAGCAGCTCCGGTCAGTCGGCGGGCGGCTCCGCCAAGACGCAGACCCTCGACGAGTTCGGCCGCGACCTCACCGAGTTGGCCCGAGACGGGAAACTCGACCCGGTCGTCGGTCGGCAGCAAGAAATCGAGCGGGTCATGCAGATCCTCACCCGGCGCACGAAAAACAACCCGTGCCTGATCGGTGAGCCTGGCGTCGGCAAGACCGCCATCGCCGAGGGCCTCGCCCTCCGCATCGTGAGCGGCGACATCCCCGATTTGCTGAAGGACAAGCGCCTCGTCGCCCTGGACCTCGCCGGCCTCGTCGCCGGGACGAAGTACCGCGGCGAGTTTGAGGAGCGCATGAAGAAAGTCATGGAAGAGGTGCGTCGGGCCGAGGGCCAGGTCATCCTCTTTGTCGACGAGCTGCACACGCTGGTGGGCGCGGGCGCCGCAGAAGGCGCCATCGACGCCAGCAACATCATGAAGCCCGCCTTGGCGCGTGGCGAACTGCAGTGCATCGGCGCGACCACGCAAGACGAGTTCCGTAAGTACATCGAAAAGGACGCCGCCCTTGAGCGCCGGTTCCAGGCCGTCAAGGTCCGCGAACCGAACGAGGAAGAGGCCGTGGACATCTTGAAAGGGCTGCGAGAGCGGTACGAGGCGCACCACAACGTCGAGATCACCGACGACGCCATCACGGCCGCCGTCCAGCTCTCGCTGCGCTACATCACCGACCGCACCCTGCCCGACAAGGCGATCGACTTGGTCGACGAGGCCGCCAGCCGCGTCCGGCTCCAGGAGAGCCTGCCGCCGAGCGAGGTGCGACAGGACAAAGTCCGGCTGAACAAGTTGCGCGCCGAGATCGACCACCTCCGCCGCCACCCCGAGGGTGACCGGCTCGACCAAGCCGAGAAGGAATTCGAAGACCTGGAGCAGAGCATCATCGAGCGCGAGGACACGTGGAACGACCGCGAGAAGGCCGTCCCCGTCGTCGGCGAGCACGAGATCGCCTCCATCGTCCAGAGCTGGACGGGTATCCCGGTCACGCGCCTGGTCGAGGGCGAGCAGCAGAAGCTCCTGCGGATGGAGGAAGACCTTCACCGCCGCATCATCGGGCAAAAGGACGCCGTCAGCGCCGTGGCCCGTGCCATCCGCCGCGCCCGGAGCGGCCTCAAGGACCCGAAGCGGCCGATCGCCAGCTTTGTCTTCCTCGGCCCCACCGGTGTCGGTAAGACCGAGCTCGCCAAGGCACTCGCCGAGTACCTCTACGAGAAGGAGTCGAACATGGTGCGGATCGACATGTCCGAGTACATGGAGCGGTTCAGTGTCAGCCGCTTGGTCGGGGCCCCTCCCGGCTATGTCGGCTACGACGAGGGTGGCCAGCTCACCGAACAGGTGCGCCGCAACCCGTACTGCGTCGTCCTGCTCGACGAGATCGAGAAGGCGAACCCCGAGGTCTTCAACCTGCTCTTGCAGGTCATGGAGGACGGGCAGCTGACCGACAGCCAGGGCAGGACCGTCGACTTCCGCAACACCCTCATCATCATGACCTCGAACGTCGGTGTCCGACCGATCGAACTCGACAAGGGCTTGGGTTTCCGCGACGTCGTCCAAGACATCAACGACCCCAAGACCTACGAGAACATGAAGACGAAGATGTTGGACGAGATGAAGAAGCTCTTCCGGCCCGAGTTCATCAACCGGGTCGACGAGACCATCGTCTTCGAGCACCTGAAGCGCGAAGAGATCCTGACCATCGCCGACCTCTACATGAAGCGTGTGAACGAGCAGGCCGCCAACATCGGTCTGACCATCGAGCTCAGCGAAGGGGTCAAGGACTTGCTCGTGGACAAGGGTTATGACCCGAACCTCGGTGCCCGGCCGCTCCGCCGTGCGGTGCAAAGGTACATCGAGGACCCGCTCAGCGAGGCCCTGCTGATGAACACCTTCGCGGCCGGCGACACCGTCGTGGCGGAAGTCGACGGCGAGGGCGGCGTGAGGTTCACGAAGAAGACAGGCGGTAGAGGTAAGGAAAAGCCTGAGCTGGTGAAGAACTAG